AAATGGTTCAAATATCTTTTCTCTTTTGTCAAAAGGGATGATTTCGCCATCGTTTCGAAATTCTATATTAAACATGATATCATCACTGTTGAATGGAAGCAGCTTGATATGAACATGATTGTCGGCGTATTTTATGCCATTATGAATTAAATTTGTGAGAATTTTGCGCAGAGCCTCTTCATCTACAAAGGCTGTTAGTGTAATACGGGGCAAAGAAAGATCATAATGCAGCAGTTTTTCTTTTGCCAGGGAGTTCAAATCATTGAATACATCGGACAACAAACTGTTAATATCCGTTTTAGTGAAAATAAGGCTCATATTATTTGTTTCTGCTTTTCTGAAATCTAAAAGTTGATTGGTGAGACGGATAAGTCTACTTGTATTTTTCTCCATGAGAGCAAGATCGCTTGCTGTTTCGCTATCCGTGAATTGTCGTGTGCGGATTATTTTCTCGAGTGGCATTTTTATCAAAGTCAGTGGCGTACGGATCTCATGGGCGAGGTTGGTGAAAAATTCAAGCTTAAGATTATATACTTCTTGTTCTTTTTTGCGTTCATAGTTATCCATTTTCTGGGCATTATTTGCCTTAATAAGCAGGAAGTAATATCTTAAAATCAATAAAACAATCGTGCTAACAGCGAAGAAATAAGCAAAGTATGCCCATGAAGACAACCACCAGGGAGGCGATACCACAATACGTAGTTCTTTTTCAGTTGGATTCCATATTCCATTATTGTTAGCTCCTTTAAATCTAAAGGTATAGGTTCCAGGAGGAAGTTTATTGTAATATATTTTTTGGTTGCCTGTAATATCCGTCCAGCCCTTATCATAACCCTCCATGATATAACGATAGGCATTGCTTTTTGGGGAAACAAAGCTCAAGGCTGCGATATTAAAACTGATATTGGAACTGTTATAGGACAGTTGAATCTCTTTTGATAGCGAGATGGATTGTTTCAGTATGCCATTTTCACGAACTGGTATGCTCTCGTTGTTGATCTGAATGTCGCTAATGAAAATAGGCGGAATAAAGCTATTCTTAATGGATTTTGTCGGGTTAAAGCTTACCATTCCCTTTATGGTTCCAAAATATAATGTACCATCCTTATCTTTAAATGCTGAATTATAATTAAACTGATCCGCGGGAAGCCCGTCTCTCGATGTATAGATGACCATATGGGGGAGATTTCCGTCCAGTCTGACCAGTCCACCACCTGTTGATATCCATATACTGTTATTATCGTCTTCCAATACTTTAAATACTTGATTGGAAGGTAAACCCGATTCGGTCAGATAGTTGGTGAAATGTCCATCACGACGGTATTTTGAGAGACCGCTTTCCGTACAAAACCACAGATTTTTTTTACTGTCTTCAAATAAGCCATTGACGTAATTATTGACGAGTGTATTCCGTTTACCTTGTTCAGAGCTTAAATGTTGTATCTCGCCCGTGCCACGATTATACTGGTAGACTCCACTGCCATAAGTGTTGACCCAAAGTATGCCATATTCATCTTCGTAAATTCCTTGTATCCAGGCTTTAATGGGGAGGACGTCAAAACTGTCACTGTGTTTATTGTAGCCATATAATGCGCGGTCTGTCCCTACAAACATGCTGTTGTCTCTGGACTTAAAGATGCAAACGGCGAAGCTGCTTTGTAGCGGGCCGCTACCGATGCGGTCATAGTGCTTTTTTAATTTTCCGGTCTTTACGTTGAGTATATCCAGTCCATGTGTTGTGGAGCCTACCCAGAGTTCATCGCCTATTGTTGCCAAACCATGGACATTGTTATGTGCAATACTTCCCTTTTTTCCATTGGCAACAAAATGCTGAATCTGTTGTGTTTGCCCATCTATTTTATTTAGACCACCATCTTCTGTGCCTATCCAGAAATTTCCATAGCTATCTTTTTTTATATCATGTACGATATTCCCTGATAAAGCAGATTTTCCAAATCCATATAAGTACTTTTTGAAATTGTCGAATTGGTTGCTGTATTGGTTAAAACCGCCGAAAAATGTTCCAAACCAGATGTTATCTTCACGGTCACGATAGAAATTCAAAACAGCATTGTCCGATATGGCAAATGGATTGAGCAGATCTTTTTTGATGTGTTGGCTCTGACCTGTATGAATGTTATAGGTATATATTCCTGTCTCTGTTCCGATCCAGTATACCGACTCTGTCTGTTGGATAATGCAATTTGCCTGGATGACTTTTTTTGGGTAATGGTTTGCAAATAAGTTTTTTAATGTTCCGTTTTTAAAATCAAACAGGTAGGCTGAATTGATGGTACCGACCATGAGCAGGGAGTCGTTGATGGCGTAGACGGTCTTTGTGTTGGCCAGTGCTTTCCGATTTGTTTTTTTGAGTGCAATTTGAACAAACTTACCTTCGTTGACCTGATACCGTTCTATCGTACTGTTAATATCTGTGGTCCACAGCCCGCCTTTTTTGCTACTGGTAATGGCCACTAGGGTATTTTTGTTTTGATCAAAAGGAACGATCTCTGTCGTGTAAGGATTATAACGATAGAGTTTTCCCGTGGAAAGCAACCAGATAAAACCGGCATATTCATGTATGGCATTTACCTCTCCAATCGGTATTCTATCGAAGGGCTGGAAGTTTTCTTTCACCGGATTGTAACAATAGGTCCCCCGTGTCGTTCCCACCCATAGTATACCTTTGCTATCGGTCAGGATACTTAAAATAGACGAACTCCCGATGCTTGTAGGATCTGAAGCATTGTGCCTAAATATCTTAAATTGATTGCCATCAAAACGATTAAGACCATTCCTTGTCCCTAGCCAAAGAAAGCCCTGGGTATCTTGTGTAATACACTTAACAGAACTATTGGAAAGACCATCGTGGGGTTGATAATTTTTAAAATAGAACGATTGCGCCTGTAGGTTAGTCCATACAAGTAGGAGATAGAGGATAGGTATAAGGGTTATTACGCGCAAAATTGATAATGTATCTCTAAAAATAGTCAATAAAAAAGAAAAAAAAGAGTTTTGCTGATACACTGTGATATAAAATTGAGACGCTATGATTGGGGTTGCAATAAAGATTTTCTCATTTTTATGGAACGATAATAACCAAATATAAACGTATGTCTTGCCCTAAAATTATGACAGTGAAAACCTGTAATCTTATTTTTCAGCGAGTTTCTTCTCAATGTTTAGCGTTGACGATGCTATATTTCAATGTCTTAACTTTTTGCATTGTTTCTAATTTGGTTTCTCTCGAAGTATGTTGTTTTAAGAAGGTCAGTTGTCGCTATTTGACGGGTGCCTAATGAAGCACGACTATTTTTGATTGCGATAGATTTTGAAATCACTTAACATTATTTGAACAGGACAAAGTTCAAGATAATATAATCAATTAAACCACCAATTTAGAAGCGTATGAAAAACAAACTACTTGCGCAATGTGTAATGATGCCAGCATTACTGCTTACAACCTTTATTGCGGTAGCCCAGACCAGGGTGCTGAAAGGAAAGGTCGTGGATGAAACCCAAAGTCCCTTGACTGGTGCTACCATTAAAGTAAAAGGGAGTACTACAGCAACAACCACCGATGCTGACGGTGGATTTTCAATAAATATCAGTAATGATGCGAAATCACTTGAGGTATCTTATATTGGCTACGCAACCAAGGAAGTGCCAATTGCAGGCAACGATATGACCATTGCACTTGAACCGGGCTCCAATCAGGGGTTGGATGAAGTGGTTGTCATTGGTTATGGTACTGCTCGCAAAAGAGATCTGACGGGATCTATGGTAACAATTGGTGCCAAGAATTTTAATAAAGGTATAATGACGAGCCCTGATCAATTGATCCAGGGAAAAACTCCTGGTGTAATGGTTATTAACAACACGGGGCAGCCTGGTGGATCAACCACAGTACGTATCCGTGGTAACTCGTCGATCCGGGCGAGCAATAATCCGCTATTTGTACTTGATGGAGTGCCAATGTCAGGTAATTCACCATTACCCGAGGGCAGAGGGGGATTTTCCTCGGATAGAGGGAACCCATTGACCTATCTGAATCCAGGTGATATTGCAAGCATGGATATCTTGAAAGATGCTTCCGCTACAGCAATCTATGGGTCACGTGGAGCAAATGGAGTTGTTATCATCACAACGAAAAAAGGAAAAGTCGGACCGCCGGAAATTTCTGTCGGTGCATCAGCGGGGGTATCTACGATGCGTGAATATCCAGATGTGCTAAATGCGTCGCGATTTAGGGAAGCATTGAATTATTATACGCCTTCTGAAGTAGCAAATTCTGACTTTGGCGGTAATGAAGATGCTTTTAAAGCAATTACAAGAAAAGCAATTACTCAAAATTACTATGCAGATGTAGCCGGGGGTACTGAGCACGGGAAATATCGCTTATCTGGTGGATATTTAAACCAAAATGGTATTATCCGTGGATCCCAATTGAAGAAATATACAGCAAATTTTAGCGGTAACTTTCGTTTTTTGGAAAACAAAAGATTAGGACTTGACTTCGCTGTGTTTTTAACTCAAATGGATAACAAATATGCGCCAATCAATGCAACCGTGGGGTCAGAAGGAAATGTAATCTCCCAGGCGCTACAATGGAATCCAACAAGACCATTGCGCGATGATAAAGGCAATTTAACCTTTGTTAGTTCAACCACGCGTAATCCATTGACCAGTATTGAAGCGTTCAAGGACGTTGCAACGACAAACACCATGGTGGTCAATTTGGCACCTTACTATAAAATTACGGATGATTTAGAATACCGATTTATCTATAGTGCCATGCGACAAACCGGTAACCGTGAAGGTATGTATAGAGCCGGACTAATTGATCCATCGGCAGTGAATAATGAGCAAGCATTTATCTCTAATAATGGCGAGACAAATTTGCAGATGACACATATGCTTTCTTACAACAAACAAATCAACGACGATTGGAGTGTAAACGCTGTTGCTGGTTATGAGTATTTGGATTATAACTACAACAACAACATCTCATTCGGTGGCGGATTTAAGTATATGGGATTAGATTACTTTGATTATTTGCAATACTCGACAGTTTCAACCCGAGAAATAGCTTCTTACAGAAGTCCGACAAATCAATTGCAGTCATTTTTCTTACGTGGTGGATTTAATTATTTGGATCGCTATTTATTTACAGCGACAGCGCGAAGAGATGGGTCAACTAAATTTGGTGCTAACAACAAATATGCAATGTTCCCATCCCTTGCGATCGCTTGGAATGTGGCGCAGGAAGAGTTTTTGAAATCCAGCGGAATTTTTGATCAGTTGAAAGTTAGAATAGGATGGGGAAAAACAGGGAATCAAGAATTTCCTTCGGGTGCCTCCTTGAATAGATTTACGTTCGGCAATCAAAGTGTAGGTAGAGCCAACTTTCAAAATAGAGACCTAAAATGGGAAACCTCCACAACACTCAATGCTGGTATTGATTTCTCTGTATTAAAAGGACGTTTGTACGGTTCAATAGACTATTTCAATAAGAAAACTACGGATGCTTTATTTGAACAGACATTAGCACAGGATGGCCCTGCTGGACGTATCTGGGTAAATTTGGATGGTGAAATTGTCAATAAAGGGGTAGAGATTGCATTGACTGGTACAATTGTGAAAAATGATAACTGGACTTGGGATTTGACCGGTAACGCTACATTCCTAAAAAATAGTGTGAGCGGTTTGGTTGGTTATTATGAAACTGGTGCATTGAGAGGACAAGGTTTCTCAGGTGTATTGGGACAGCGCATGGTCAATGGTCAACCATTAAATGTATGGTATTTGGCCGATTATCAAGGTATTGATCCGCAGACAGGGACAAGTATGTATCGTGGTCATGACGGAAGCATCAATACAACGAATGATCCCGCAAGTAACAAATTCTACATGAATAGTCCTAATCCTACTACTTTGCTAGGTATTTCGACCAATGTTAGCTATAAGCAATTTTCTTTGGCGGCCAATATGAATGGTGCACTTGGGCATTACCTATTCAATAACACTGCCGCGACAACTTTAGGCATCAGTAATTTGTCTTCCCGCAATATTGGCTCAGCTTTCTTTGATACATCTGTTAAAGAATCCACATCGAATTCAGCGTCAGCCTCAACACGTTATCTGGAAAAAGGAGATTATTTAAAAATGGCTAATTTGACATTGAGCTATAAGGTGGGCAATGTAGGGAAAACACTTAAAAATTTAAATGTTTCCCTCACCGGACAAAACCTCTTTATCATAACTAAATATACAGGCTTCGATCCGGAGGTTAACACCGACGGTTCCAGTAATGGTATCCCATCATTGGGTATTGAGTATTTGCCTTATCCTCCAGCCAGAAATATTCTATTGGGGGTGAACTTCTCACTATAAGTATATTGTTAAATGTCATTGGATAACAAAAATATAAGACAGATGAAATTAAGAACTTTATTATATATCGGAATAATCGGTTCAGTTGTTACAAGTACGTTCTCTTGTACAAAACTGAAGGAAGAATTTAGAGGCGAACTGGAGGAGGGGACATCGGCTATAGATCCGGGGGCGCTCTTAGTGACAGCTTATAATTCTTTGAATACGCCTTATCAGCAGGAGCAGCGTTGGGTGATGCAGGAAATATCAACGGATGCGGCGATGGCCCCTACGCGTGGTGGCGATTGGGATGATAACGGAATGCACCGGGCAATTCATCTTCATACCTGGAATGCAGATAATGGTTATATGAATAATACCTTTGTCAGTTTAGGTACTGCAGTTTACAACGCCGGTGTTGTCGTACGTAGCAATCCAAATGCACAGCAGGCCGCAGAAGCAAGATTTATCCGCGCTTTGGCCATGTTTGATCTCTTGGATCTCTATGGAGTAGTGCCTTTACGACAGGGCCCCTCATTAGAAGATTTTAAAATAGCGCCAGATGTATTACAGCCGCAGGCAGCCATTGATTTTATGGTAAAAGAACTCAACGAGATCTTAAATAGTTTGCCCGCAAATGGGCCGAGGGCAGCTTATGTAGCGAATAGGAATGCCGCAAGAACATTATTGATGAAAATCTACTTGAATAAGGGCGCATTTTTAACTAGGCAAACACCAACTTTTGCGGCAGAGGACATGAATAAAGTGGTTACTTTAGCAAAAGAAATCACCGCAAGTGGAGCGTATACTGTATCTGCAAAAGGAAAGTATTTTGATAATTTTGCCCCGGATAATGACGAAAAATCAACCGAGAATATCTATACTTTATTCAATAAAAATGGAGAACGAGGCGGTAACGTGGATCGCACCTGGAATACAGTTGCCCATTATAATCTGAATCCAGGGGGATGGAATGGCTGGTGTACACTCTCGGATTACTATGATAAATTTGGGGCGGCAGATGAGCGTAGAGGTATTTACTATGACTATCCAGCAGATACTACCTCAAATAGAACCAAGAAATTCCAACGTCAGAATGTAGGCTTTTTTGCCGGACAGCAATATAATTGGAGTACCAATAAGCCACTAATGGCTCGGAACCCTTCGACAGCACCGTTATCATTCACACGTGAAGTAACAATCAGGACTTCCGGGGCTACATTGGAAACCGCAGGTATCCGCCCAATGAAGTATGCATTTGACTATGCGGTGACTGGACAACGGAATAACGATTGGGTTGTGTTTCGTTACTCTGATGTGCTATTAATGCAAGCAGAGGCTGTATTGAGAGGCGGGACAGGTTCTGCTTCAGAAGCTCTGGATTTAGTCAATAAAATTCGTACCAATCGTGGCGTTACGAACTTCACGTCCTTGACGCTCGACAACCTATTAGATGAGCGTGCTCGTGAATTGTATTGGGAAGGTTGGCGGAGACAAGATCTGATCCGATTCGGTAAATACTTATTAGCATGGCAAGAAAAGGCGGCGGATCCAGATCCAAAAACCTTGATTTATCCAATTCCTAGCCAACAACTTGCGGTAAACCCGAACCTGAAACAAAATCCAGGTTATTAATATGCAAAAGCTACAGTTGCTCCCTAGGAGGAGGCCTGTAGATTGCTAATTTTTTATTAAAGGTATTTAAACTATCGCGATTACTGTGGTAGTTTAAATACTTTTTTGTTTGGGCAAATTAGCGATTTTCTGAGGCTGCGAGCTGTATATCTTTCAAAATTCCCTGATATTACCTATTGAACCTGAAAATATTATCTTGTTTTTTTGATAAAAAATAGTCACTTTAGTTGTGGATAACTAGCCAAAGAGGATTGGTTATTTGACGGTTAAAACTTAGAAACTTTCAAATAGCTTATTCCATTACAAGATTTCATTGGAAAGATTGTATGGAAATACGACCATCTAAATGTAGAATATGATTAATGACATCCTACAGCGCGCACCGACTGACGAAAAAGAATTTTTTCTAGTCTATCGTTATTGGTATAGGAAATTATATTATTTTTTATACCACAAAACGCAGTGTTCGGATCTCGCTGAAGATGTTGTTCAACAAACGTTTCTGATCGTTTGGGAACGTAAAAATGGGGCAGATCAGCGGGTGCTATTCAGTACACAGCTTTTTCAAATTGCGCGTACCAAGTTGATCGACGAACTTCGCAGACGGGCCTTAAACCGAAAATACGTAGATTTTGAGAAACCTTTTGTGCTGAGCCAGTATGAAGATATGGAAAGACGGATCGCCTACAAAGATGAGTTGGAATATGTCAAAGGGCTGATTGCGCAAATGCCCTTTATGAGGCAGCAGGTCTTTTATCTACATAAGTTTGAAGAGTTGAGTTACAAAGAAATTGCTGTCAAATTATCCATTTCGCCTAAGACCGTAGAGAACCACATCAGCATCGGTTTAAAATTCATTAAAAAATTTTTCAAATTGCTTTAGGGGATAAGGTAACCTTTATTCGTATAACAGTTAAATACCTGCTCACAACTGGGTAGCAACTGTTATGAATCGTAAGCAATTATTAAATAAATTCCTGGCAAATCAATGCTCAGCGGAAGAGGCTAAACTTGTCTTCTCTTGGCTTAATGAGAACCCGAAATTATTGGATGATCTGATCTCGGAGGATGATTGGATGTCCTATATTGCACAGGAGAAAAATGTTAAGCGTAGGAACGGCAATATCTCCAAGATATTTACTGTTTTTGTCGTCTTTGGCTTGCTGTTTTTTTGCTCAAATCTGTTTGAGGAACAGCATGCTCAAATTGCACAAGACATCATCAGGAAGACCTATTATAATCCCTTATCTCGGCCCAAAGAAATCATTACGGACGATGAATCTCATCTTATTCTTGCACCGGGGGCATTGGTGCAGGTCAGAATAAAATCAAATCTTGATTTCAGATATGTAAAGGTCTTGGAGGGAAAAGTTCAATTTGAAGTAGCAAAGGATCCATCTAAGCCTTTTATTGTGGAGAGTGACCAATTGACAACAACTGCACTCGGAACACAATTTATTGTAAACTACACAAGTCGCTCTAAAGACGTTCTTGTACAGTTGCTGGAAGGGAAGGTACGGGTGGCACATATCATGCAAAGTGCGGAACATGTAAAAATCCTGAAACCTGGACAGCAAATTCACTTCTCAGCAGCTTCGCAAATGGTTCTTTCCGACTTCGGAAACACGAGTAAAGGAGCTGACCGTGTAGTTAATTTCTTACCACGGCTTATAGGTACAGCGAAAGAAAAAGAATATAGTTACCCAATGACGATTCATCAATCGACAAACTGGTTGGAAATGGAGGAAACTTCCCTGTCCGAAATTATCCAATATATTAATCATGAACTAGATATGCCTGTATCGTATGATTCTTTGCTGGTCAGGAATTATCGTTTAAAAGGACGTTTCCGAAGGAATGCGGCTATGAATTTACAGGATAAAACACAATTGGCTGAGTCCATTCTACAATTGATTGTTGAAGTAAATCCTTTTAAGTTGGAAAAACAACAGAACACATATATACTCAAACCTAAAAAATAGAATTATGGTAAAACTCAACTTAACCAAGAAACCATTTTTTGTTTTGCTGCTTCTGACACTGATGTCCTTTCAATGTCTGGCTGGAACGATCAATGGTATTGTCAAGAATGCTGCCGGACAGCGTCTAGCTGGGGTCAGTATCGTATTGAAAAATGCAGGAAGCAATTTTTCGACGAGCAGTTCTAGTGCGGCTGACGGGAGCTTTCGTTTTGCGGAAGTCCCCAATGCCAAAGGGTATGAATTGACCTTCTCTTATATTGGTTATCAGACCTATGTAGAAAAAGATGTACAAGTGTCAGTTTCGGGCGCGACAACCCTGTCTATTATCCTGGAGGATCAAGTCAACCAATTGGAAGACGTGGTGGTGATCGGTTATGGGAAGCAGAAAAAAAGTGATCTGACGGGGGCCATTGCTTCGCTTTCGAGCAATGAGCTAACAAAAGGCGGTGCCGTGAGTAATGTAGGGCAAGCATTGCAAGGAAAAGCTTCGGGAGTAGTGGTAACACAAAATTCGAAAGCTCCCGGAGGGAGTACATCTATTCGGATCCGAGGAACCAATTCCATCAGTGGAAGTAACGATCCATTGTATGTTATTGATGGTTTCCCTACAAATAATGGGATCAATATCAACCCAGATGATATCGCCTCCATGGATATTCTCAAAGATGCGTCAGCAACAGCGATCTATGGATCCAGAGGTGCAAACGGTGTTATCATCATTACGACGAAACGAGGTAAGACAGATCAAAATAATATTACTTATAGTGGTTATGTGGGGACGCAAAATCCAATTAATCCCTTTCGATTTCTTGATGGCAAGCAATACATGAACCTCGCTAATGCGCTTTATAAGGAGATTGAAGGTCAGGAAAACCAAGAAAATGCAGTGTATACTAAATCACAGCTTGAGTCTGATGTGAATACCGACTGGGTCAAAGAGACCATGCGCAACAGCATTTTGCAGAATCATAATCTACAGTTTTCAGGAGGTGGTGAGAAAACAAAAGTATTGACAAGTCTGGGGTATTTTGATCAAAAAGGGATTTTGAAGACAACGGATTTTAACCGGGTATCGGGACGTATCAATGTAGATCAAAAAGTTAACGATTTTATTCGAGCTGGTGCAACTTTGTCTGCCCAGCGTGAGAAATCCAACATGCAGGTATATGATGGAAATATTCTGAATTCGAATGTTCTGTATAGTATATTGACTTATGACCCAACGGTTCCAGTGTATAATGCTGATGGTAGCTTTGGAAGGCCTCCAGGCGGACAAGGTGATAATCCATTGGCCAACTTAATTTCTCGAATCAACGATGTGCAACGCGACAAATTAAACGGAAATATCTTTGTGGAAGTGAATCCGATCAAGGAACTGACATTACGGATGAATGCCGGTACCGAGATTACCCACGATCAATTGGGCAGCTATCTGACCAGAGATTCTTATCAAGGGGGAATTGATGACGGTGTCGCTAGTCAGGCCGATTTCAATGAAACACATAATCTAATTGATTTTTATGCAACATACGCAAAAGTATTTAACGAAAAGCATAGCTTGAACGTGATGGGTGGTTATTCGTACGAAAAATATGTGCGCAACAATAAAGGGATAAACGTGAAAGGGTTCTCAACAGATTTATTGGAATACAATAATTTGGGGATGGCCTCAAGTATTACTGGTGTAAACTCTGCTAAGTCAGAGAATCTCGTGATCTCCTTCTTCGGCCGTGTAAACTATACCTATGATGATAAATATTTGTTAACAGCTACTTTGCGTAGGGACGGCTCTTCACGTTTCAGTCCCAATCACCGTTGGGGAACTTTTCCTTCGGCGGCCTTTGCCTGGAAAATCAATAATGAAGACTTTATGAAAGGGCAACAGTTATTCTCTGACTTAAAGTTTAGATTGGGCTATGGTCAGACCGGAAATGATCGAGTGGCTGATTATGCTTCTTATGGCTTAATGGATAATGGACACTATACTTTTGATGGCGTCAATAATGCTGGTGGTGTAAAACAAAATCCAACTTACCCCGAAAACGATAAACTAAAATGGGAATCTACCACGCAGTATAATGTGGGTGTTGATTTTTCATTCTTTAAAAATAGATTGGCATTTACCTTGGATGCTTATTATAAGAAGACAAACGATCTCTTGATAAGAAGTATACTACCATACTACACTGGATATAGTTCTGGACAACGCAATCTGGGTACGATGAATAATAAAGGATTGGAGTTTTCGGTAACCAGCAAGAATATGACGGGTGAATTTACCTGGGAAACAAAATTGAACTTAGCTATGAACCGCAATAAAGTTTCCAGTCTCGGTGGTGAACCCGATCAACTATTGACTTCTTCAAAACCAATGGGCAATGTCTCGGAGGAGGCTTATTCCGTGATCCGTGTAGGTGAATCGTTAGGCTCCTTGTTTGGTTACAAATATCTTGGTGTAATTCAGCAGGGAGAGAAATATGGTCCGCAACCGAACTCAAAGCCAGGAGATCCAAAGTTTGCTGATGTCAATGGCGATGGTACCATAAACTCGGCTGATCGTACCATTATTGGCCGGGGTTATCCGAAACTCAATTTTGGGATGACCAATACATTTACATATAAACATTTCGATCTAACTGCGTTTGTCTATGGAAATGTAGGGAATGACCTGTTGAATATGACGCGTATGAACCTTGAATGGAAGCGTGGTACTGAAGCATTAAATCGCTGGACACCGACGAATACCAATACAGATATCCCAAGAAATGGATTTTATTATATGAGTTATGGCGGGTATATCAATGATCATTTTGTTGAAAATGCATCTTTCTTACGCTTACGGAATTTGACATTGGGTTATACTGTTCCATTGAGAACGAAAGCAATTCAATCCATCCGTGTGTACGGCATGGCGGAAAACTTATTTACAATCAGTAATTACTCCGGTTGGGATCCAGAGGTGGATACCAAAGGTTATGAAAATGATGCGTTGGTAAAGAATAGATCCGGAAATAATCAGAGTGCTAATGCCGGTGTGGGATTGGACTTCAATTCCTATCCTTCAATGCGTTCATTTACTTTTGGCGTTAGTGCCACATTTTAATATGTAACACCCAAAATTCTATACGACATGAACAAGATTAAAACGAATATAAAATATATGCTGGGGATAGCTGGGCTAGCCTCTATTCTTACGGGAAGTTTGCAAAGCTGCACCAAACTCGAACCAAAGTTATATAGCGATCTAACAACTAAAAACGCCTATTCAACAGAAAGCGATATTAATGCGGCCTTAACAGGTATATATACAAGTTTGTCACCTTATCCCGGTGATGCTTATCTATATTATGCGGGATATCTGGTAATGATTACAGATTATGCAACTGACATAGGGTTTTCTACAGCAGCTGGAGATCCCACACGGATGAGTAATTTTACATACGATGACAATAACCGGTATTTTAAGTTCAATTACCAAAATATGTACCAGGTTATCAGTAA
The window above is part of the Sphingobacterium sp. ML3W genome. Proteins encoded here:
- a CDS encoding RagB/SusD family nutrient uptake outer membrane protein — translated: MKLRTLLYIGIIGSVVTSTFSCTKLKEEFRGELEEGTSAIDPGALLVTAYNSLNTPYQQEQRWVMQEISTDAAMAPTRGGDWDDNGMHRAIHLHTWNADNGYMNNTFVSLGTAVYNAGVVVRSNPNAQQAAEARFIRALAMFDLLDLYGVVPLRQGPSLEDFKIAPDVLQPQAAIDFMVKELNEILNSLPANGPRAAYVANRNAARTLLMKIYLNKGAFLTRQTPTFAAEDMNKVVTLAKEITASGAYTVSAKGKYFDNFAPDNDEKSTENIYTLFNKNGERGGNVDRTWNTVAHYNLNPGGWNGWCTLSDYYDKFGAADERRGIYYDYPADTTSNRTKKFQRQNVGFFAGQQYNWSTNKPLMARNPSTAPLSFTREVTIRTSGATLETAGIRPMKYAFDYAVTGQRNNDWVVFRYSDVLLMQAEAVLRGGTGSASEALDLVNKIRTNRGVTNFTSLTLDNLLDERARELYWEGWRRQDLIRFGKYLLAWQEKAADPDPKTLIYPIPSQQLAVNPNLKQNPGY
- a CDS encoding sigma-70 family RNA polymerase sigma factor, with protein sequence MINDILQRAPTDEKEFFLVYRYWYRKLYYFLYHKTQCSDLAEDVVQQTFLIVWERKNGADQRVLFSTQLFQIARTKLIDELRRRALNRKYVDFEKPFVLSQYEDMERRIAYKDELEYVKGLIAQMPFMRQQVFYLHKFEELSYKEIAVKLSISPKTVENHISIGLKFIKKFFKLL
- a CDS encoding FecR domain-containing protein translates to MNRKQLLNKFLANQCSAEEAKLVFSWLNENPKLLDDLISEDDWMSYIAQEKNVKRRNGNISKIFTVFVVFGLLFFCSNLFEEQHAQIAQDIIRKTYYNPLSRPKEIITDDESHLILAPGALVQVRIKSNLDFRYVKVLEGKVQFEVAKDPSKPFIVESDQLTTTALGTQFIVNYTSRSKDVLVQLLEGKVRVAHIMQSAEHVKILKPGQQIHFSAASQMVLSDFGNTSKGADRVVNFLPRLIGTAKEKEYSYPMTIHQSTNWLEMEETSLSEIIQYINHELDMPVSYDSLLVRNYRLKGRFRRNAAMNLQDKTQLAESILQLIVEVNPFKLEKQQNTYILKPKK
- a CDS encoding TonB-dependent receptor; this translates as MVKLNLTKKPFFVLLLLTLMSFQCLAGTINGIVKNAAGQRLAGVSIVLKNAGSNFSTSSSSAADGSFRFAEVPNAKGYELTFSYIGYQTYVEKDVQVSVSGATTLSIILEDQVNQLEDVVVIGYGKQKKSDLTGAIASLSSNELTKGGAVSNVGQALQGKASGVVVTQNSKAPGGSTSIRIRGTNSISGSNDPLYVIDGFPTNNGININPDDIASMDILKDASATAIYGSRGANGVIIITTKRGKTDQNNITYSGYVGTQNPINPFRFLDGKQYMNLANALYKEIEGQENQENAVYTKSQLESDVNTDWVKETMRNSILQNHNLQFSGGGEKTKVLTSLGYFDQKGILKTTDFNRVSGRINVDQKVNDFIRAGATLSAQREKSNMQVYDGNILNSNVLYSILTYDPTVPVYNADGSFGRPPGGQGDNPLANLISRINDVQRDKLNGNIFVEVNPIKELTLRMNAGTEITHDQLGSYLTRDSYQGGIDDGVASQADFNETHNLIDFYATYAKVFNEKHSLNVMGGYSYEKYVRNNKGINVKGFSTDLLEYNNLGMASSITGVNSAKSENLVISFFGRVNYTYDDKYLLTATLRRDGSSRFSPNHRWGTFPSAAFAWKINNEDFMKGQQLFSDLKFRLGYGQTGNDRVADYASYGLMDNGHYTFDGVNNAGGVKQNPTYPENDKLKWESTTQYNVGVDFSFFKNRLAFTLDAYYKKTNDLLIRSILPYYTGYSSGQRNLGTMNNKGLEFSVTSKNMTGEFTWETKLNLAMNRNKVSSLGGEPDQLLTSSKPMGNVSEEAYSVIRVGESLGSLFGYKYLGVIQQGEKYGPQPNSKPGDPKFADVNGDGTINSADRTIIGRGYPKLNFGMTNTFTYKHFDLTAFVYGNVGNDLLNMTRMNLEWKRGTEALNRWTPTNTNTDIPRNGFYYMSYGGYINDHFVENASFLRLRNLTLGYTVPLRTKAIQSIRVYGMAENLFTISNYSGWDPEVDTKGYENDALVKNRSGNNQSANAGVGLDFNSYPSMRSFTFGVSATF